The following proteins come from a genomic window of Acanthopagrus latus isolate v.2019 chromosome 5, fAcaLat1.1, whole genome shotgun sequence:
- the c5 gene encoding complement C5: MKLCVLLMCVCCLCWRTEADSRTYLITAPLSLRLDAVETVLLQLFDFTDEVTVYVYLKTSMAANHVVLAQEVVTLNANNHHQAAARVRLFPGQLDKSVSHVILHVQSPVINGHLSIPVSRTNGFLFIQTDKPLYTPHQSVKVRAFSLSQELRPAQRSVFLTFRDPQDVIVDIVEMIDANNGIPSMQNPFKIPIKPKLGIWSIEASYSDNFTTSARTEFEVKEYVLPSFSIQMEPESNFISYGQFNSFNFKVSARYLHGAPVADGEVFLRYGYIRGKNPPVLIPSSVSRERLSSTGEVDVTVNMEKVLSKHDGPKDLNSLVGMHLYVAVLLQEETGGLNQEAEFAAVKFVKSPYSLSLVSTPPFIKPGLPYNIQVLVKDHLDKPVNRVPIRLSERQLFKVGGETEQIPCPDSAISQSDGLAVFICNIPSDGVRAVLKFDTADPALPAASQAALSLEAVAYHSPNQRYLYIDPPLPGRGLEVGRFASIKVYSATPSYVPVKALSFLVLSKGKVVEFGSRKFFSSTDHRQTLSFLVTPSMVPSIRLLVYYILYGEGTSELVADSVWLDVRDKCVNGLQTEVSYRVRDYKPKERLQLDIRANQEGLVALSAVDSALFTLRPNYRDPVSMVLRHIEQSDLGCGGGGGRDSADVFRLAGLTFITNANANPSSSTETCTAAVRPKRALTEEEKKKKAHTYGRAKTCCENGMKFIPKIMTCQKFADQHYSKVPLPCRQAFRECCEFMQQHLDQDQDLVLGRNALGADFDQAPSLVRSYFPESWMWEVQPISPGQRSTVRTLPDSLTTWQIRAVGMFNDGICVAEPLQVSVNLPLSVDVPLPYQVVRGEQLELKGSVYNQQPDPITYCVTLTVGPALCLLQSQPAAGGAGLKSTTCSWRRLSAKEVGKVSFTVLGLEPGEHTLTFTLKTRSGPKDILEKKLRVVPEGVKKELMSGGTLDPQGRYGSEKRTVKLKNNLPTNIVPNTAVERMLTVHGEVLGDVLSVALSPEGIRQLLNLPAGSAEAALDELLPLIQVYQYLETARHWDILGGNIQENSRDLRQKIREGLVAISSFRRGDSSYSMWMNSKSSTWLTAQVVKTLSAADQLVSVDHQSDHRQSLSESVAWLIHSTQRPDGSFTDASSFRANKVMAAGANPVDQSVYLTSFVLIALHKATSIKDPILQLQFQEDSKNSAANYISQHASGVKSLYVRAVATYALTLHDPNSMAASTLLLHLERKAQSKGNPVELRYWKEANVTADWLKPDQSSGQTVEMTVYVLLTLLLKGRIQDANPILSWLTQDQHYGEGFYSIQDTVLTLEALTEYSRAVPRAVLDQDINIRNRKGSVGRVQLTQSRPVASPIQVTNNDDITATTGYGRGVSTVKMKTVYYETTASNQNCNFDLTIEVAGPDTSSNPSMSAPHIVACAKYNPPPNEVSTESGLTVMKIQLPTGVDAHLEDLRQFRDAMVPSVSHYELQGHTVVIQMDSVPSDSFLCVGFRIRTTFKVTGESESLFSVYEPQDKGSLCTKQFSSQEQSLQRLCVGQQCQCMTAACAAYRGKIDVTLTADRRTDETCKPHIKYAYKVTVVSSAAEGDFMTYTATVVEVLKNSDKDFEAVSSGTEVDLVKKITCSAVDIQNNKQYLVMGSSGSEVKLNQGFKYRLPLDSEALVELWPTDCSSPECSDYVSQLDDFALELQLASCPAS, from the exons ATGAAGCTGTGTGTcctcctgatgtgtgtgtgttgtctctgttgGAGGACGGAGGCTGATTCCAGAAC GTATCTGATCACAGCTCCTCTCTCGCTGCGTCTGGACGCCGTGGAGACGGTGCTGCTGCAGTTGTTCGATTTTACAGACGAAGTGACGGTCTACGTCTACTTGAAGACCTCCATGGCGGCCAATCATGTGGTTCTGGCCCAGGAAGTTGTGACCCTCAATGCCAACAACCACCACCAGGCTGCTGCCAGAGTCCGG CTGTTCCCAGGTCAGCTGGATAAGAGCGTGAGTCACGTGATCCTCCACGTCCAATCACCGGTGATCAACGGACACCTGTCTATCCCTGTCAGCCGCACCAACGGCTTCCTGTTCATCCAGACTGACAAACCGCTGTACACGCCCCATCAGAGCG tcaAAGTGAGGGCGTTCTCTCTGAGCCAGGAGCTGAGGCCGGCCCAGCGCAGCGTCTTCCTGACCTTTAGA GACCCACAGGATGTGATAGTGGACATCGTGGAGATGATCGACGCCAACAATGGAATCCCGTCAATGCAAAATCCCTTCAAGATCCCCATCAAACCCAA GTTGGGGATTTGGTCCATTGAAGCCTCCTACTCTGATAATTTCACCACTTCAGCGAGAACAGAGTTTGAAGTTAAGGAATACG ttcttCCTAGTTTTTCCATCCAGATGGAACCAGAATCAAATTTCATCAGTTACGGACAATTCAACAGTTTCAACTTCAAGGTGTCCGCCAG GTATCTTCATGGAGCTCCGGTAGCTGACGGTGAAGTGTTTCTGCGTTATGGCTACATTCGTGGGAAGAATCCTCCGGTTCTCATCCCCAGTTCTGTTTCCAGAGAGCGA TTGTCCTCGACAGGTGAGGTGGACGTCACGGTCAACATGGAGAAGGTTCTGTCCAAACATGACGGACCAAAAGACCTCAACAGTCTGGTGGGGATGCACCTGTACGTGGctgtcctgctgcaggaggaaacag gtGGTCTCAACCAGGAGGCGGAGTTTGCTGCTGTGAAGTTCGTTAAATCACCTTACAGCCTGAGTCTGGTGTCCACACCCCCATTCATCAAACCGGGACTGCCTTATAACATCCAG GTGTTGGTGAAGGATCACCTGGACAAACCGGTGAACCGGGTTCCAATTCGTCTGTCGGAGCGACAGCTGTTTAAAGTAGGAGGAGAGACCGAGCAAATCCCCTGTCCTGACAGCgccatcagccaatcagacggcCTCGCTGTCTTCATCTGTAACATACCAAGTGATGGAGTCCGGGCGGTgctgaag TTTGACACGGCGGACCCCGCCCTCCCAGCTGCCAGTCAGGCGGCTCTCAGCCTGGAGGCGGTGGCGTATCACTCTCCTAACCAGCGGTACCTTTACATCGACCCGCCGCTGCCCGGCCGAGGTCTGGAGGTGGGACGCTTCGCCAGCATCAAGGTGTACTCGGCCACGCCCTCCTACGTGCCTGTCAAAGCCCTCAGCTTCCTG GTGCTCTCTAAAGGGAAGGTGGTGGAGTTTGGCAGTCGAAAGTTCTTCTCCAGCACCGACCACAGACAGACTCTGAGCTTCCTGGTGACGCCCTCCATGGTCCCGTCCATCAGACTGCTGGTCTACTACATCCTGTACGGAGAGGGCACGTCTGAGCTGGTGGCGGACTCCGTCTGGCTGGACGTCAGAGACAAGTGTGTCAACGGACTGCAG acTGAGGTGTCGTACCGTGTGCGGGACTACAAACCAAAGGAAAGGCTCCAGCTGGACATTCGGGCCAATCAGGAGGGTCTGGTGGCTCTGTCTGCTGTGGACTCCGCCCTCTTCACACTACGACCCAACTACAGGGACcctgtttccatg GTTCTGCGTCACATTGAGCAGAGCGACCTGGGCTGTGGCGGGGGCGGCGGCAGAGACAGCGCAGATGTGTTCCGATTGGCCGGCCTCACCTTCATCACCAACGCTAACGCCAACCCATCGAGCAGCA ctgaaacGTGCACAGCAGCTGTGCGTCCAAAGCGAGCTCTGactgaagaggagaagaagaagaaag CTCACACTTACGGCCGTGCGAAGACGTGCTGTGAAAACGGGATGAAGTTCATTCCAAAGATTATGACCTGCCAAAAGTTCGCTGATCAGCACTACAGCAAGGTTCCTCTGCCCTGCCGTCAGGCCTTCAGAGAATGCTGCGAGTTCATGCAGCAGCacctggaccaggaccaggacctggTTCTGGGACGCAACg cactgGGGGCTGACTTCGACCAGGCTCCCTCTCTGGTGCGGAGCTACTTTCCAGAGAGCTGGATGTGGGAGGTGCAGCCCATCAG tccGGGTCAGCGGTCTACAGTCAGAACTCTACCCGACTCTCTGACCACCTGGCAGATCAGAGCCGTCGGCATGTTCAACGATG GTATCTGTGTTGCGGAGCCTCTTCAGGTGTCGGTCAATCTGCCACTCAGCGTGGACGTACCACTGCCCTATCAGGTGGTCCGAGGAGAACAGCTGGAGCTCAAAGGCTCTGTGTACAACCAGCAGCCTGACCCCATCACG TACTGCGTGACGCTGACGGTCGGCCCAGCGTTGTGTCTGCTGCAGTCCCAGCCAGCCGCCGGGGGGGCGGGGCTTAAATCCACCACCTGCAGCTGGAGGCGCCTGTCAGCCAAGGAGGTGGGGAAGGTGAGCTTCACTGTGCTGGGCCTGGAGCCTGGAGAACACACCCTGACCTTCACCCTGAAGACACGCAGTGGACCCAAAGACATTCTGGAGAAGAAGCTGCGGGTGGTG CCTGAAGGAGTGAAGAAGGAGCTAATGTCTGGAGGGACGCTCGACCCACAGGGACGCTACG GTTCAGAGAAGAGGACTGTGAAGCTGAAGAACAACCTGCCGACCAACATTGTTCCCAACACGGCTGTGGAGAGGATGCTGACGGTCCACG GTGAGGTTCTCGGAGACGTCCTGTCGGTGGCGCTCAGCCCAGAGGGCATCAGGCAGCTCCTCAACCTGCCGGCCGGGTCAGCGGAGGCCGCGCTTGATGAGCTCCTCCCCCTGATCCAGGTGTACCAGTACTTGGAGACGGCGAGGCACTGGGACATCCTGGGAGGAAACATCCAGGAGAACTCAAGAGATCTGAGACAGAAGATCAGAGAGG gtctgGTTGCCATTAGTTCTTTCCGACGAGGAGACTCCAGCTACAGCATGTGGATGAACAGTAAATCCAGCACCTg GCTGACAGCTCAGGTGGTGAAgactctgtcagcagcagatcagcTGGTCTCTGTGGACCATCAGTCGGACCATCGTCAGTCTCTGTCAGAATCTGTGGCCTGGTTGATCCACAGCACTCAGCGGCCGGACGGGTCCTTCACCGATGCATCCTCCTTCAGAGCCAACAAAGTCATG gctgcaggggCGAATCCAGTCGACCAATCAGTGTATCTGACGTCTTTCGTGCTGATCGCATTACACAAAGCGACGAGCATCAAAGATCCAATCCTGCAGCTCCAA TTTCAGGAAGACAGCAAGAATTCTGCAgcaaactacatttcccagcatgcctcaggTGTGAAGAGTTTGTATGTGCGTGCAGTGGCGACCTACGCTCTGACCCTTCATGACCCCAACAGCATGGCTGCCTCCACGTTGCTCCTCCACCTGGAGAGGAAAGCTCAGAGCAAAG gtaaCCCTGTTGAGCTCAGGTACTGGAAGGAGGCCAATgtgacagctgattggctgaaacCCGACCAATCCAGCGGTCAGACAGTGGAGATGACAGTATACGTCCTGCTGACTCTGCTCCTCAAG GGGAGGATCCAGGATGCTAACCCCATCCTGTCCTGGCTGACCCAGGACCAGCACTATGGAGAGGGTTTCTACTCTattcag gacaCAGTCTTGACTCTGGAGGCACTGACAGAGTACAGCAGAGCTGTCCCTCGAGCCGTCCTCGATCAGGACATCAACATCCGCAACAGGAAGGGATCTGTGGGACGGGTCCAGTTGACCCAGAGCCGACCCGTGGCCTCGCCCATCCAG GTGACAAataatgatgacatcactgcgaCCACTGGTTATGGGAGGGGCGTGTCCACTGTGAAG ATGAAGACAGTTTACTATGAGACCACTGCGTCCAACCAGAACTGTAACTTTGACCTCACTATAGAGGTGGCGGGCCCCGACACCTCCAGCA atccCAGTATGAGCGCTCCACACATAGTCGCCTGTGCAAA gtatAATCCTCCTCCTAACGAGGTGTCGACAGAGTCCGGTCTGACGGTGATGAAGATCCAGCTGCCCACAGGTGTTGATGCACACCTGGAGGACCTGAGACAG TTCAGAGATGCGATGGTGCCGAGCGTCTCTCACTATGAGCTCCAAGGACACACTGTGGTCATTCAGATGGACTCT GTTCCCTCAGACAGCTTCCTGTGCGTTGGTTTTCGGATCAGGACCACGTTCAAGGTGACTGGGGAAAGCGAGTCCCTGTTCAGCGTCTATGAGCCCCAGGACAAAG GCAGTTTGTGCACCAAACAGTTCTCCTCCCAGGAGCAGAGCCTGCAGCGCCTCTGTGTGGGCCAGCAGTGTCAGTGTATGACAG ctgcGTGCGCCGCCTACCGAGGAAAGATCGACGTGACTCtaacagcagacagacggacggatgAGACCTGCAAACCGCACATCAAATACG CCTATAAGGTGACAGTGGTGtcttcagcagcagagggagactttATGACCTACACAGCCACCGTAGTTGAAGTCCTGAAGAACTCAGATAAAG ATTTTGAGGCGGTGAGTTCAGGTACAGAGGTGGACCTGGTGAAGAAGATCACCTGTAGTGCAGTGGATATCCAGAACAACAAACAGTACCTGGTGATGGGCTCCAgcgggtcagaggtcaaactcAACCAGGGCTTCAA gtATCGTCTTCCTCTGGACTCGGAGGCGCTGGTGGAGCTGTGGCCGACTGATTGTAGTTCTCCTGAGTGTTCAGACTACGTTTCCCAGCTGGATGATTTTGCTCTGGAGCTGCAGTTAGCCAGCTGCCCCGCCTCCTGA